The Parambassis ranga chromosome 13, fParRan2.1, whole genome shotgun sequence genome contains the following window.
TTTTCATCATGTTTACATGAAAAACCAGGGTCATCATGTCATCGTACTAGTGCATATCATGCACAGCTCTGTCTGGTGCATTGTGGATGGATTTTGACTTCCAAATGTGCTCTGGCTGCATCAGTAATGAGATGAAATAATTCTTTGTAAGAGAagacattatataaaataaaaatattcatttgttttttaaaagacaTAGGAAAAACCAGTGCCAGTGTATTTTTAGAGGGCGTAAGCATCCTTCGCTTGTTCATCTATTCCAACACACTGTTGCTGGGGAACTTGTTGCACAGCAACACTACTAAACTACTGCTGCTCATTTGTTTTGAATTTCAATGGCACACGGCCTGtgataaatacaaaaacaaaggtaCCATATTTTACTATGGTATATTTCcctagtttgtttgttttgctttttaatattaaataaataataaaaatatcacataaggttttgtgcacaaacacaaaaaatataccatattaaaaatctattattgattattgaaatCTATGATTGATTATAAGACAAACTGAGCAGCCAGAAATATTTATCcacaatttaaatatattacacagTTAAGACACTGTAATATGACTGCATACTGCATGTTTAACCACACCTTAAACGTACTCATgaaaacaacagagacacagtACAGCTAGTATTGCACACATGGGAGACAGGATAGTATTAATTATTTTGCTTCCTCCCACAAACGCTCTTTGGTGCTTCTTTGTGTATACTTTATTTTGTTAGGATGAGAAGTACTACAGTGTTTTGTAAAAACACaagtttatattattattattatattataatttatatcatttttgttatgctgttgtctgtcttTAGGAGAATGTCAACAGTAAATCTGCCGAAGCCGCATTTCTGCAGCACATATTGACCCCCCTCTGCCCGCCAGTGTTTTTACCTTTGCTCAGCATCCTCAGTTGCCATTCCCACAAAGAGGCACCAGAGGGCAGTAGTGCATGAGGATGATATGCAGGTATCATAAATACATTGGAGTGGTCATAAAGCAGGGCAAGGTGCAGCTACTCATGTTGGAAGAGAAGCATCAAATTAAACCAGCACAGTTACACAGTCAATGTAACAGCGGTAAActctttttgtcttgttttaacTACTATCTACTTTTATCCAACAGTAGATGTACCCTTTGGGTCAGCAGAAAGATTCTGCCAATGAGATCCAACTTCACaggcgctgtggcttagttggttaaagcgcctgtctagtaaacaggagatcctgggttcgaatcccagcagtgccttttcATGACACATAAATATTTACAGTCATTGAAAAAACACCAAATAAGCACATATACTTTGATTTTTCAGGGGAGCATTATATTACTATAACGCTAGATAACAGACTGATTGGTTGTCAAGCATTGCACACTACGTGTAGTACAACGAAACATGCAATTAGCATCGTGCACACTCTTCCATCAATATTACGATGCAGAACTTTACAAAGATAGCACCTTACCTGTATGATAGATACTGATTATTACATAATATAATCATGACAGTGTGTGCTCAGTTCCACAATAATTCTGCTGGAAAACTACATAACTATGTacttgatattttttttaattatttgtttatatGGCACCTCTAGCAGAATTATTGTTTGGATTACCAGAATTAACCCCTTCCACCCCAGcctatttttaaggcatcagcttgaaaatggcatgcccaaaatgaatagagtatatttcagcaaccacaaggtgtatttgaatacttttggtgtcataataaagggaacacctgggagatttgctcagatgtaaGTTtgttagtttgtatgcctctggctctgtTAAAAATAGTTTCTCAGAACTATAAAAAGTCTTTAAGAAAcagattaatttatttttatttttaatgaaattttATTATCTAAACCTTCTGTAGAGTTTACTGACTGTCATTAAAATCTACTGTCCAAAAAGGCTTAAACAAGCAGACTTTGTGACTTTAACTATAAGTAGACATGGTTGTCAATAATGCATAATAGTGAGAGAGTAGAGGGGAGAGGAGGTCATGGAATGGAATGGAACCATCTCTGCTCAAACAGCTGGTCAATATTTTCCATGTTTGATATTCAGTTCTGAAAAACTGTGCAGACATTATACAGTGTTATAATTAAATATGGTCAGTAAACAGGAcacagtgtttatgtgttaatgTTATAGAATTAAAACAGTGACCCTGCCCTATTCTTGCTATGACATAATCAGACAAAATGTTCTCCATCCCAAAGGACATGTCCCCCGGGAATGCCTATATTTCTGCAGAGGGCTatgttcaggctgctgctgtgtgcaaaATGCAGCGCGGCCTTCGCTAAAGCATGGGGTGCCACAGGCAATACCAGACCATAACTGATTTAAGAGGCAAAAATTTAGGGACAGCCAGTTTGGGATATAATGTTATCCACAAAGACCTACACGCCTACTTTCCCCTTTTTCCTTGTTGCAGTCAAGTTTGCAAATATAATACATTGTGATATTTTTGGTCTATCAGAACTGGTAGCAACTAGTAGGACAGCTAATATTGCCATAGGACATTTGAAATTTTAAACCCAATCTAAGTCAGTTAAAGATGTTTTGTGATGGACTTGACAGGctcagaaggaggagaaggtcaaaaaagtcaaaaagaaCGAAAAGTTTTCAGATTAAATTTAAGCTTATGTGAAATGAGTGGTGTTACTTATAGAAACTGCAACACTGACTCCTTGTAAATGAAAATAAGTCAGATTTTTTTGGAACATCCTCTGAATATTAGCTGCAGCCCTTTGTGCCCTTTAAGCAGCTTTAAATCACTTGTTGAGAAGACCTTGAAAGGatactgtctgtgtttttgtcaagCTGGTTTTCATTGGATTTTCATGCTGAGTCCAATTCCACAAACTGTCCTGAGATCTGGGAGAGTTTAGTCCAGAATACAAACACAATTCACTATCAAATTTAGGGTGAAACAGATGATAACTAGGGTATGGTTTAGGGTGTGGATACCTAATGATGACATAAAACAAATGGCTGACATTACAGTGTCTGTGCTATACACGAATGTGTAACAAATGTTAGTATAATCTAATTGACTGCACCTTATAAGTGATAGTGCAGACTTCATGTCCTAACACCACTTCTCTTCCATTACATCAAAATGAATTCTTTTACCACCAAACATTGAAGCTGTAAACAGATGTTATTGTGTCAAACCTGATGAAAAGTTGCTCACAGAGTTGAATAGTGGGAATGGGTAATGAAAGATGATGTAACAGACCTGCCTCAGTTTTTTCCACTGCACTGACCTTGTGATTCAAGAGAACAAttgagaaaacagaaaggagtAATAGAGAGAAATGCATGTAATAGAATACAAGAGGGTAATTAAGTACAGAAACataaagatagagagagagagagagagtggcgtAGGGGTTGAAAAGAAGAGGTACAAGGAAATAGGCATGAGAGGAGGCAAAAGAGGTGGACAAAGATGGAagaggaaagagggaggggctgagagagggaggagtCACACGAGGGTGCTTCACTGCAGTATTTCATCTGTTAGCAAGTCTGCAtctgcctctctttctcactATCCACAGGACTGCTGagtcagcaggagcaggagcctGTATCAAACTGTTTCTCACACTATATCAGAGCACAACTAAAGGCACATACAATATGTGTATGacgtgtctgcgtgtgtgtcagtgacagcGGTGTCTGCATGAATCTGTGAGTCGTGTGTGCAGATAGGTCAATGTGCAGGGATGACATTGACATAGCATTGCTAGCAGGGTTAGCTCTCTGCTGACAACGCACACCTCGCAGGagggtgtgtgtatgggtgCATGTGTTTATTAGAGAACGTGAAGCATGTGCAGTGCTGCATCACAAGACACCTGACTGTTATGGACTGTGCACATAGAaaaactgtgtgtatgtttgtaaaTTATATATATGGGCAGTGGGTGGAGAGTAGAAAGTGCAtgggagtgtatgtgtgtgtgtgtttgtgtgtgtgatgcagagaGGCAGGCCTGTGGAgtggtgcagcagcagtgggAAGGGAGCCAGAAACACTCGACTGCAGAGGAGAGAATGGTGCAGagtcccatcacacacacacacacacacacctactgtgagagaggcagagattCTGTCTGGGGAGTGTAAGCCCATGCTGAGACATAATGTTGGATGGGAGGAGGAAACTTGAGGAAACTAAATGATACTTTAATTTCATTTCAAGTTGTATTAGGTACAGCTATATGCATTTGACTTTCATTCTAGAACATTAAACTCAAAGTGGAGTATTACATGCACAGATACTGTTCCGGTTCTAGATACTTGTATAAAAGGGTTTGTCAGACAGACATCATGGCCATGAGATCCTAGATGAAAAGAAGCACTACTAAGCTTTTAAATGCAACTACCCGAACACACAAAATCTTTCCTTCCTTAGTAAGGCATGCATTTAAATAGATAAAACAAACATGCTGACATGAACACTTTCTATGTGAATAGGCTGGAAATGTTAAGTATATAACAGGTACCACTTTAAACCTGTTCTGTTAAAAATTCACATCAAGCAACTGTCAGCCTGAAGTGCAGCTTTTCCTGAGGGAGTCCAGGATTTAGCAGCTACATGGAAAAATATGTCCATGCTACAACTTATAAAGTTCCCCTGATTTTTACTTACTTGATTGGTGAACCCTATACATCAACAATATGAACCTTATACATACAGGCACACAAAAAGTGTGGTACTACATGGGAAGTTGCCCCATTTGAAAGCGACAGGTACTCTCAAAAGAATACATAGCCTGTGATTGGATAAACCATCTATCAGTCACCAAATACCAGATCAATACCCACTAAGATCAAAGCGGGAAACACAAGAAGCTGCGGAGGATATCTGAACATTGGTGTTCAGAGGACTGAAGATGATATGCTTACAGTGCACCACCTAATCAGAGTAACAAATCTGACAAACTAAGAAAGAATTGCTACATTAACATCAGTGTTCCCAACCAAACTATCTAACAAGCAAATTTACTGTTACATATGAACATTACTAGAAAAAACAAAACGCCATTACAAATCATGTTTAATTTCTTTGCCTTTTAAAGCCTTACCTTATAAtcatcttttctctctttatgtAAATGTTGCATGCACATTAATAATTTATAGTGTTAacattttttacaaaaacaaaatggtgacatatttgacatatttttatatactaGCATGCTTTACACTAATGTTTTATCCTCAGGTTGTTCATGCATGGATGTGCTGGTGGCCAGTAACATTAATGCACTAAATGGAACTACTGTCAAAATCTCCTGCACATTCACCTCCTGCTACAAGATGGACATCACCAAGTTTGCGATGAACTGGACCTACCAAGAAACACTCAACGATACAGAGGAGATGGTAAAACAGCCATCCTGCAAACATATGCACTTGTTAAGTCTTACAGGGAATAAACACTAGATTTCTTTTTATAGTTTATGACGTACTACAAGAAAAAAGGAATGGTGCCTTTGCGCTCTGACCGGTTTGGAGAGAGGGTCATGTTTGCTGGGAACCTGGAGAAGAACGACCTGTCAATCACTCTGTCCGATGTTCAGCTGGAGGATGAGGGGATTTACAACTGCTATGTGAGAAACCCCCCAGACCGCATCCAGGGACACGGTGTCATACGTCTCAATGT
Protein-coding sequences here:
- the scn2b gene encoding sodium channel regulatory subunit beta-2 isoform X1, producing the protein MSTPAQERSSGVQLVSAPLLLLLLLSLSGCSCMDVLVASNINALNGTTVKISCTFTSCYKMDITKFAMNWTYQETLNDTEEMFMTYYKKKGMVPLRSDRFGERVMFAGNLEKNDLSITLSDVQLEDEGIYNCYVRNPPDRIQGHGVIRLNVVTELPPPRDSTIAVAIGASVGGALALLILSMVVVKCLRRHKKQELISEEKMEEEGKLEPEPDKGTKQP
- the scn2b gene encoding sodium channel regulatory subunit beta-2 isoform X2 translates to MSTPAQERSSGVQLVSAPLLLLLLLSLSGCSCMDVLVASNINALNGTTVKISCTFTSCYKMDITKFAMNWTYQETLNDTEEMFMTYYKKKGMVPLRSDRFGERVMFAGNLEKNDLSITLSDVQLEDEGIYNCYVRNPPDRIQGHGVIRLNVVTELPPPRDSTIAVAIGASVGGALALLILSMVVVKCLRRHKKQELISEEKMEEEGKLEPEPDKGTK